GCCTGATCTGAGTGAACAAGAGATGAACTCAGCGGTGCCGCACCATGGCGCGCAGCGGTCGGCCGAACGGGGGTCAGGGCATCGTCGGAATGGCTATCCGGCGCAGCGTGCCGTCGTCGTCGTGCTCCAGGCGCACGCGCTGGCCCAGGCGCAGCAGCCGCAGGCCGGACGCGTCGAACGCGGCCCGGTCGAAGGCGACCGGAGTGCCGTCGTCGAGCAGCAGCGAGCCGGTGCGGGAATCGGGGTCGAACGTGGCGACGGTGCCCTGCATGGCCCTCACGCTACGCCTTCGCGCCCGTGGGCAGCAGTCCCCAGCCCCGTACCACGGCCAGGTCGTCGGCGGTGTCCACGTCGCGGCGCAGCGTCGGCCAGTCGCCGGTCAGCCGGGCCGCGCCCGTGCGCTCGTGCGCGGCGGCCGAGCCGGAGCCGAATCGCGGGTCCAGCGGCCGTCCCGGCGCGGCCACCAGCAGCACCGTGCCCACCCCGGCGGCGTCGGGCACGAAGGCACGCCGCCCGCCCGCCGCGGCCAGGGCCTGCGCCAGCTCCGCCGGGCGCAGCGCGGGCAGGTCGGCCGGGAGCGCGGCCACCGGCCCGGTCACTTCAGCGGCTGCCCGGCGCAGCGCGTCGTTGAGATCACGCCCGTGGTCGGCGGCCACGTCCGCGCCGCAGCCGCGCAGCTCCGCCGCGGCCACCGGGTCCCGGGTCACCACCAGCACGCGGGCCACCCCCGCCGCCGTCAGCGCGGCCCGGACCGTGGCGAGGGCCAGCGCCAGCACCAGATCCTCGTGATCGGGCGCGGCGCCACGCAGCCGGCTCTTCGCCTCGGCCAGCGGCTTCAGCGGCACCAGCACGGTGACTCCGGGTGCGTACACTCGGCCATTCTGGCAGCCCGGCCGGGCGGTCGGCCGGGCGGCGGCCTCCGGCGGCTGAGGCCCACCTCCAGCCGGACATGGCATGATGCGCTGAACGTGGACGGCACACCGGCACGTCACGGCCGTGACCGGCCGGTCGTGCCGGGCACCCCGGCGCGGTGGCGGACCGCGGGCGGGCGGGTTAGCACGCACCCTCGCACGGGCAGGTGTACGGGTGGACGACAGGGAGGCTTCGTTGGCGCGGCGCAGGCTGGGCTTCTGGCAGCGGTTCGCGGTGTGCTTGGTCAAGCCGCCGATGATCGCGCTGACCAGGCGGGACTGGCGCGGCTGGGAGCACGTCCCGGCCGAGGGCGGGGTCATCCTCGCGGTCAACCACGTGTCGCACGCCGACCCGTTCACCACCGCGCACTACGTCTACGACTCCGGCCGCTGGCCGCAGTTCCTGGGCAAGGAGAGCGTCTTCCGGATCCCGCTCGCGGGCCGGATCCTCCACTGGTGCAAGCAGATCCCGGTGCACCGGGGCACGGCCGACGCGGTCAAGGCGCTCGACGCGGCAGTGGACGCGGTGCGCGAGGGCGCCTGCGTGGTGATCTACCCGGAGGGCACCACCACCAAGGAGCCCGAGCTGTGGCCGATGCGCGGCAAGACCGGCGTGGCCCGGCTGGCGCTGGCCACCGGCGCCCCGGTCATCCCGGTCGCCACCTGGGGTCCGGAGAAGATCTTCGACCCGCGTACCAAGAAGGTCCGGCTGCTGCCGAAGATCCCGGTGTCGCTGTGGGCGGGTCCGCCGGTCGACCTGTCGAAATGGGCCGGGGCCGAGCCGACCGGCGCCGTGCTGAACGAGATGACCGACGCCGTGATGCTGCGCCTGCGCGACATGCTGGCCGAGATCCGGGGCGAGACGCCGCCGCCGCTGTGGGGCGTGCGCGACGATTCCGCCAGGAACGGCCAGGCTGATTCCGCCAGGAACGGCCAGGCAAAGGACGGTGCCCGATGAAGGCGGCCGTGCTGGGCGCGGGGTCGTGGGGCACCGCGTTCGCGAAGATCCTCGGCGACGCCGGCAACGACGTGGTCCTGTGGGCCCGGCGGCCGGAGATCGCCGCCGCCATCCGCGAGACCGGCTGCAACCCGGAATACCTGGAGGGCACCCGGCTGGGCGAGCGGGTCACCGCGACCGCCTCCGCGACGGAGGCGATCAAGGGCGCGGAGCTGGTCGTGCTGGCCGTGCCGTCGCAGACGCTGCGCACCAACCTCGGCGACTGGGCGGCCGACCTCACCGCCGACTCGACCCTCATCTCGCTCATGAAGGGCATCGAGCTGGGCACCACCCAGCGGATGAGCGAGGTCATCGTGGAGGCCGGCCGGGTCGCGCCCGAGCGGGTCGCCGTGGTCAGCGGGCCGAACCTGGCCGGCGAGATCGCGCTGGAGCAGCCCGCCGCGACCGTGGTGGCGTGCACCGACATCGACCGGGCCACCCGGGTGCAGCGGGCGATCACCACGCCCTACTTCCGGCCGTACACCAACGACGACGTGGTGGGGTGCGAGCTGGGCGGGGCGGTCAAGAACGTGATCGCGCTGGCGTTCGGCATCGCGCACGCCATGGGCCTGGGCGACAACACCAAGGCCACGCTGATCACCCGAGGGCTGGCCGAGACCGCCCGCCTCGGCGTCGCGCTCGGCGCGGACCCGCTGACCTTCTCCGGCCTGGCCGGGCTCGGCGAC
The Catellatospora sp. IY07-71 DNA segment above includes these coding regions:
- the cofC gene encoding 2-phospho-L-lactate guanylyltransferase, whose translation is MYAPGVTVLVPLKPLAEAKSRLRGAAPDHEDLVLALALATVRAALTAAGVARVLVVTRDPVAAAELRGCGADVAADHGRDLNDALRRAAAEVTGPVAALPADLPALRPAELAQALAAAGGRRAFVPDAAGVGTVLLVAAPGRPLDPRFGSGSAAAHERTGAARLTGDWPTLRRDVDTADDLAVVRGWGLLPTGAKA
- a CDS encoding 1-acyl-sn-glycerol-3-phosphate acyltransferase produces the protein MARRRLGFWQRFAVCLVKPPMIALTRRDWRGWEHVPAEGGVILAVNHVSHADPFTTAHYVYDSGRWPQFLGKESVFRIPLAGRILHWCKQIPVHRGTADAVKALDAAVDAVREGACVVIYPEGTTTKEPELWPMRGKTGVARLALATGAPVIPVATWGPEKIFDPRTKKVRLLPKIPVSLWAGPPVDLSKWAGAEPTGAVLNEMTDAVMLRLRDMLAEIRGETPPPLWGVRDDSARNGQADSARNGQAKDGAR
- a CDS encoding NAD(P)H-dependent glycerol-3-phosphate dehydrogenase; this encodes MKAAVLGAGSWGTAFAKILGDAGNDVVLWARRPEIAAAIRETGCNPEYLEGTRLGERVTATASATEAIKGAELVVLAVPSQTLRTNLGDWAADLTADSTLISLMKGIELGTTQRMSEVIVEAGRVAPERVAVVSGPNLAGEIALEQPAATVVACTDIDRATRVQRAITTPYFRPYTNDDVVGCELGGAVKNVIALAFGIAHAMGLGDNTKATLITRGLAETARLGVALGADPLTFSGLAGLGDLVATCMSPLSRNRTFGEHLGRGKTLEQAQAATRYTAEGVKSCLAIRDLARSHGVEMPITEQVERVCHEGVDPKVAVAALMSRSTKAE
- a CDS encoding cold-shock protein gives rise to the protein MQGTVATFDPDSRTGSLLLDDGTPVAFDRAAFDASGLRLLRLGQRVRLEHDDDGTLRRIAIPTMP